Below is a window of Mucilaginibacter sp. PAMC 26640 DNA.
GGTAGGCAGCACGGAATCTTTAAACTCCGCCAAAAAGTCTGCAGGCTGGGTTTTGTGGAAATGAGTTTTTAAAAAACTGCCGGAATAGGCATTGTTAATCAGCACATCTGGGTTAATAGCTGCTATTTGCAGCTTTAAGCTGTCAACACTTTCCTGATCACTGAAATCACACCGGATGCCTGACGTATTAGGGAAAGCGCCCTCGATAGCTTTTGCCTTTGCTACTGATTGATTGTAAGTAAAATACACTTTAAATTCAGCACTACGGGCCATACGAGTTGTGATTGCCGCTCCCAAGCCTGACGCGCCTCCTGTAATTAAAATGATCATACCAGTATCCCTATTTGTATTTTACCTTTTGCAACTATTTTAGCATCGCAATTTTTGAATTGATATTTAAACTCAACTGCTTTAACAGCTTCATAAATATTGGTTACAGTTGCAGTAAATGCCAGCACATCGTTTAAATAAACCGGGTTTCTAAACTGAATTACCTGGTCATGTATGATCACTTTTTTATCGGGCAGGCATTCACCCACAAAGACAGATAAAAAACCATTTAAAATATTGCCGTGCATTACCCGACCCTTAAAGCCAAATGATCTGGCAAAATCATCATCGGTGTGCAGCGGATTGCGGTCATTAAAAATGTCAATAAATCCTTCGTATACCGCTGCTGTAACTGCAAAGGTCTTTTCAAACGTATCGTTTATTTCGAAATTAAACATTTTTAGAAATGATACAGTCCAGCATTTCACCCACGTTTGCCCAGGTTTGGATCTCGTACGACGTAAATTTTATTTTAAAAGCCTTTTCAACTGCCACTACCAGGTGAATGTGGTTTAATGAATCCCAATCCTCTACATCAGCAGCAGTAGTTTCATAGGATAGTACGATGCTTTCATCATCCAGTATGTCTATAAAAACATCATTTACCTTTTTCAGCATTTCACTTTTTTCCATCTTGCATCTATTTAGTACTTATGTAACATTCTTTTGGTTGGTAGCTGTCCAGATCCAGGTACC
It encodes the following:
- a CDS encoding acyl carrier protein; protein product: MEKSEMLKKVNDVFIDILDDESIVLSYETTAADVEDWDSLNHIHLVVAVEKAFKIKFTSYEIQTWANVGEMLDCIISKNV